Proteins found in one Lycium ferocissimum isolate CSIRO_LF1 chromosome 6, AGI_CSIRO_Lferr_CH_V1, whole genome shotgun sequence genomic segment:
- the LOC132059307 gene encoding O-fucosyltransferase 38 — MANRSHNQYRTTRRTSHFSSTIYIFLLFVFSMFVFFLYTKDIAEEEKKPVLVLEKKEPESKQNEDNFVLEASQSHGLHACVKPTAKYKAALGWNRYLTVKSNGGLNQMRTGIADMVAVAHVMNATLVIPQLDKRSFWQDSSTFSDIFDENHFIKTLRGDLRIIKELPKEIESLPRARKHFTSWSGVGYYEEMTQLWKEHQVIHVAKSDSRLANNELPLDIQRLRCRVLYNALRFCPPIERLGKKLVEKLRTRAKRYVALHLRYEKDMLSFTGCTYGLTDAEAEELRVMRENTNHWKIKVINSTEQRIGGFCPLTPKEVGLFLQALGYPPSTLIYIAAGEIYGGSAHLSELTSRFPNVVFKEMLATPEELRGFANHASQTAALDYLISVESDVFIPSHSGNMARAVEGHRRFLGHWKTITPDRKGLVEIFDKLEAGQLDGQSFSRLVRHLHKNRQGAPRKRAGAPPGVKGRARSRLEEQFFQNPYPECICSSRTRARK; from the exons ATGGCGAATAGAAGCCATAATCAGTATAGAACAACAAGAAGAACATCTCATTTCTCAAGCACTATATACATATttctcctttttgttttttcaatgtttgtattttttttgtatactaAAGATATTGCAGAAGAGGAGAAAAAGCCTGTTTTAGTATTGGAGAAGAAGGAACCTGAATCCAAACAG AATGAAGACAATTTTGTCTTGGAAGCTTCACAGAGCCATGGTTTGCATGCATGCGTCAAGCCAACTGCAAAATACAAAG CTGCTCTGGGATGGAATCGCTACTTGACTGTAAAAAGTAATGGTGGATTAAATCAAATGAGGACGGGT ATAGCTGACATGGTGGCAGTGGCACATGTGATGAATgcaactttggtaattcctcaACTGGACAAGCGTTCATTCTGGCAAGATTCAAG TACATTTTCAGATATATTTGATGAGAACCATTTCATCAAAACATTACGAGGAGACCTCAGGATTATTAAAGAGCTTCCCAAAGAAATAGAATCTTTACCTCGGGCTAGGAAGCACTTTACGTCATGGTCAGGAGTGGGTTACTATGAAGAAATGACTCAATTGTGGAAGGAGCATCAG GTAATTCATGTCGCTAAATCTGATTCTCGCCTTGCGAACAATGAACTGCCTCTTGATATTCAGAGATTAAGATGTCGTGTTCTGTATAATGCTCTCCGCTTCTGTCCTCCTATTGAGAGACTTGGGAAG AAGCTCGTGGAGAAGCTGCGAACCAGAGCAAAAAGATACGTTGCACTCCATTTGAGATATGAGAAGGACATGCTGTCTTTTACGGGTTGTACTTACGGTCTTACTGATGCAGAAGCGGAGGAACTTCGGGTGATgag AGAGAATACGAATCATTGGAAGATTAAGGTTATCAACTCAACCGAACAGAGAATTGGCGGTTTCTGCCCTCTCACTCCAAAGGAGGTTGGATTATTTCTTCAGGCTCTTGGTTATCCTCCGTCAACATTAATTTATATTGCTGCTGGAGAAATTTATGGTGGTAGCGCTCACCTCTCAGAGCTCACATCTCGCTTTCCAAATGTTGTTTTCAAG GAAATGCTGGCAACGCCAGAAGAACTGAGAGGGTTTGCCAATCATGCCTCACAAACTGCAGCACTCGATTATCTAATCTCTGTAGAGAGCGATGTTTTCATTCCATCACACTCAGGTAATATGGCAAGAGCAGTTGAGGGGCACCGCAGATTCTTAGGCCACTGGAAAACGATCACTCCGGACAG GAAAGGTCTAGTTGAAATATTTGATAAGCTGGAAGCTGGTCAGCTTGATGGACAATCATTTTCACGTCTTGTCAGGCATTTGCATAAGAACAG GCAAGGTGCTCCAAGAAAAAGAGCTGGTGCTCCCCCGGGAGTCAAAGGTCGAGCAAGGTCAAGACTGGAAGAGCAATTTTTCCAAAATCCATATCCAGAGTGTATATGCAGTTCTAGAACCAGAGCAAGAAAATAA
- the LOC132059306 gene encoding uncharacterized protein LOC132059306, translating into MDFEQLVVRETQRIDHKNNKYTVGTNTTSSATSSVASQEDLRTRIESFHMLEKGNNISKSDTAEKKLSWLRSQIIGENVDFETSFGKRRLTYADHTASGRSLHYIENYITKNVLPFYGNSHTSDSYVGYQTTKIAHEAAAYVKKCLAGGEEDAIIFCGSGSTAAIKRLQEVMAISVPSTLREKVLSKCFRNETKERWVVFVGPYEHHSNILSWRQSLAEVVEIGLDDNGLVDMEAFRVQLEFYKSTNRPLLGSFSACSNVTGTYSDTRAIARLLHKNGAFACFDFAASAPYAKIEMRSGEIDGYDAVFISPHKFLGGPGTPGILVMNKALYRLRTSPPSTCGGGTVDFVNPFNEKDTLYVENIEEREDAGTPPIIQKVRTALAFWVKEFISHKVIERMEHTYIELALQRLLPNPNIWILGNVTAKRQAVLSFLIYTTTYSSSSDANGEDNELYLWRETGNKKDKPLHGPFVAKLLNDLFGIQARGGCACAGPYGHILLKVDEPQSLAFRDAIEMGYSGVKPGWTRVSFPYYMSKEEFEFILAALEFIAIYGQRFLPMYHFNWRSGAWTFKKKAFKEAILGRDHNCNFCGSPMKGLNLDCHDTKENNHGEGTTKGGLICKYVKYLETAKRIASLLPKFPPQRSIPEEINPNLVPFRV; encoded by the exons ATGGATTTTGAGCAGCTAGTTGTGCGAGAAACTCAAAGAATAGACCACAAAAATAACAAGTACACAGTTGGAACTAATACTACTTCTAGTGCTACTTCTTCAGTTGCTTCTCAAGAGGATTTGAGGACTAGAATTGAGTCGTTTCATATGCTAGAAAAGGGTAATAATATTTCTAAGAGTGACACAGCAGAAAAGAAACTTTCATGGCTACGTTCTCAAATAattggtgaaaatgttgattttgaGACATCCTTTGGGAAACGTAGGCTTACTTATGCTGATCATACTGCCTCTGGGAGAAGCCTCCACTATATTGAAAATTATATCACTAAAAACGTCCTTCCTTTCTATG GCAATAGTCATACTAGTGACAGTTACGTGGGATACCAAACAACAAAAATAGCGCATGAGGCAGCAGCGTACGTGAAGAAATGCTTAGCTGGAGGAGAAGAAGatgcaataatattttgtgGTTCTGGTTCTACTGCTGCCATTAAAAGGCTCCAAGAAGTCATGGCTATTTCTGTCCCTTCTACCCTTCGAGAAAAAGTCCTCTCTAAATGCTTCCGCAACGAgaccaaagaaagatgggtaGTCTTTGTTGGACCTTATGAGCATCACTCTAACATCCTTTCTTGGAGACAAAGTTTAGCTGAGGTTGTGGAGATTGGTTTGGACGATAATGGCCTTGTGGACATGGAAGCCTTCAGGGTTCAGCTTGAGTTCTATAAGTCTACGAATAGGCCATTGTTGGGTTCGTTCTCAGCTTGTAGTAATGTTACTGGAACTTACTCTGATACAAGAGCCATCGCTCGCCTTCTTCACAAAAATGGAGCCTTTGCTTGCTTTGATTTCGcagcaag TGCTCCATATGCAAAAATAGAGATGAGATCAGGAGAAATAGATGGTTACGATGCTGTTTTTATTAGCCCTCATAAATTTCTTGGAGGGCCAGGCACACCTGGAATCCTCGTAATGAACAAAGCACTCTATCGATTGAGGACTTCACCTCCATCAACTTGTGGGGGTGGTACTGTTGATTTTGTCAACCCCTTCAATGAAAAG GACACACTCTATGTGGAGAACATAGAAGAAAGGGAGGATGCAGGAACACCACCTATCATCCAAAAAGTGAGAACAGCTCTAGCATTTTGGGTGAAAGAGTTCATAAGTCATAAAGTAATTGAAAGAATGGAGCACACCTACATTGAGCTTGCTCTACAAAGGCTTCTCCCAAACCCTAACATATGGATTTTGGGAAATGTAACAGCAAAGAGACAAGCTGTGCTTTCTTTTCTCATTTATACCACAACTTACTCTTCATCAAGTGATGCCAATGGTGAAGACAATGAGCTTTACTTATGGAGAGAGACTGGGAACAAGAAAGACAAGCCCCTTCACGGCCCTTTTGTCGCTAAGCTACTTAATGACCTATTTGGTATTCAAGCTAGAGGAGGGTGTGCATGTGCAGGACCCTATGGACATATCTTGCTCAAGGTTGATGAACCTCAATCTCTTGCCTTCAGAGATGCAATTGAGATG GGCTATAGTGGAGTGAAGCCTGGATGGACAAGGGTCAGTTTCCCCTACTACATGTCCAAGGAAGAATTTGAGTTCATTCTGGCAGCACTAGAATTCATTGCCATTTATGGGCAAAGGTTCCTTCCTATGTACCATTTTAACTGGAGGAGTGGTGCTTGGACTTTCAAGAAAAAAGCTTTCAAGGAAGCAATCTTAGGGAGAGATCACAATTGCAATTTTTGTGGCTCACCAATGAAGGGATTGAACCTAGATTGCCACGACACTAAAGAGAACAACCATGGAGAAGGCACCACAAAAGGAGGCCTCATTTGCAAGTATGTAAAGTACCTTGAGACAGCCAAGCGCATTGCTAGCCTCCTTCCCAAATTCCCACCTCAACGGTCCATACCTGAAGAAATAAACCCTAACCTTGTACCCTTTAGAGTCTGA